TCCTGCGTGGAAGCTCGTCCATCAGGGATGCAAAAGAATGTCTGACAACAGGTGCGACAGAGAAGATCAAGTTTAAGTCGAAAAGATCTGAGAAGATGGCATCCATGCTCCGGTTTACCGACCGGCAGGCACAGGCAATTCTGGAGATGCGTCTGTACAAGCTGATCGGTCTGGAAATCGAGGCGCTGATGAAGGAGCATGAGACAACGCTTGCAAATATTGCAAAATATGAGGATATTCTGAATAATTATGATTCTATGGCGCAGGTGATCATTGATGATCTGGATGCGCTGAAAAAAGAATATGCCGTGAAGCGTAAAACGAAGATCGAGAATGCAGAAGAAGCTGTGTTTGAGGAAAATAAAGTACAGGAGCAGGAGGTTGTCCTTCTGATGGACCGCTTTGGTTATGCAAAGACGGTGGATGGATCTGTCTATGAACGTAACCGGGAAGCGGCAGATAAGGAGAATAAGTATATTCTGCGCTGCATGAATACCGGCAAGTTGTGTCTTTTTACATCGGATGGTAAGATGCATCAGATCAAAGTGATGGATCTCCCTTATGGAAAGTTCAGGGACAAAGGATTTCCAATCGACAATGTAAGTAATTTTGACAGTACAAAAGAAGAAATCGTATATCTGTGTGATGACAGAGAACTCTTTTTCTCAAAATTCCTGTTTGTCACGAAGCAGGGAATGATCAAAAAGGTGGCAGGAAGTGAATTCCAGGTAACTAAGCGGACAATCGCGGCAACGAAACTGCAGGATGAAGATGCACTGGTAAGTATCCGGCCGATCCGGGATGTGCAGGATGTAGTTCTGATGACGGAGAATGGATTTGTGCTCCGTTTCCCGGCGGAAGAAGTTTCGGAGAAGAAAAAGGGTGCAGTTGGTGTGCGCGGTATGAAATTACAGAAAAATGACAGCGTGGAAGAGGTATATCTGTTTGAAGAAGGAACGGAGAGCAAGGTGATCTTCCATGAAAAAGAAGTGACACTGAACCGTTTGAAACGGGCGAAAAGAGATGGAACAGGAACACGAATGAGAAAGTAGGTCGGTCATATGGCAACGGTAGGAATTGATCTTGGAACAACAAACAGTCTGGTAAGCGTGTGGCAGGATGATAAATGCACGTTGATTCCAAATAATCTGGGAGAATATTTAACACCGTCGGTAGTAGGAATTGATGAGAACGGTGAGATGCTGGTAGGGAGAACGGCGAAAGAGCGTCTGATCTCCCATCCGGAAAATACAGTGGCAAGTTTCAAGCGTTTTATGGGGACGGAGAAGACATTTATGCTTGGAAACAGGCGGTTTACAGCGGCAGATCTGTCGTCCATGGTCCTGCGTCAGCTGAAAGAAGATGCGGAAAAATACCTGGGTGAGCCGGTTGAAGAGGCAGTCATCAGTGTTCCGGCGTATTTTAATGATTTTCAGAGAAATGCGACGAAGATGGCAGGAGAGCTTGCCGGACTTACTGTGGAGCGTCTGGTCAATGAGCCGTCGGCGGCAGCACTTGCCTATCGCTTTGGAAAGACTAAGGAGGATCAGACCTTTCTGGTGTTTGATTTTGGCGGAGGAACTCTGGATATCTCGATCGTAGATGCATTTGACAGTGTGATCGAGATTGTGGCAGTTGCCGGAGACAATCATCTCGGTGGGGATGATGTGAACCGTGCAATTGCGGAAAAATTCCTAAGTGTCAATCGGATTGATGAAGGAAAGATCACTAATGAAGAAAGAGCCAGCCTGATCCGGGAGAGTGAGAAGCTGAAACGTACACTGACTGATGCGCCGGAGGGCGAGATGGAGGTTGTGATCGGCGGACAGATTTACCAGATGAAACTGGATGCGAAAGGACTTCTGGAGGTGTCTGCAAAGCTGCTGGAAGGAATCGGGATTCCGCTGAAACGGGCGATGAACGACAGTGGTTATGGATGGGAGGATATTGACGAGATCATTATGATCGGTGGATCCGGTAAGATGAAGATCGTGCAGAATTATCTGCAGTTTTTGAGCGGCAAAAGACCGCGGTGTGAGATCGATCCGGATGTTGCGGTTGCGGTCGGCGCCGGAATGTATGCCGGGATTAAGGAGCGGCAGCAGGCAGTGCGGGATGTACTTCTTACAGATATATGTCCGTTTACACTCGGAACCGAGATCATTCACGGGGATCCGAAAGGACCGGCGATCATGTCTCCGATCATTGAGCGAAATTCGGTTCTTCCGATCAGCCGGGTGGAGCGATACTGGACGGTACATCAGTTCCAGGAATACTGTGATATCACGATTTTACAGGGCGAGCACCGATATGCAGACCAGAATCTGGAGCTCGGGCGTATCCGTGTGCCGGTGCCGCTGGCAAGAAGAGAGGATCAGAGGGAAGCGGTGGATGTCCGATTTACCTATGACATTAACGGAATTCTGGAAGTGGATGTGACCGTGGTGAGCACCAAGGAGCATTTCAGTAAGGTGATCGTCAACAAAGATATCCATCTGACACCAGAGCAGATTGAGGAAAGAAGAAAAGAGCTGCAGAAGATTAAGATCCATCCGAGAGAGCAGGAAAAGAACCGGCTTCTGCTGGAAAGAGGCGACCGTCTTTACGAAGAAAACACCGGAGAAATCCGAAAATATCTGGACAAGATCCTGGCAGATTTTTCAGTTGCATTAAATGCACAGGATCTGCGGACGATCGAGAAGGCGTATACAAGGACAAGTGAGCTTCTGGATATTGTGGAGAATACACCGAAGAGATCGGTGCCGGTCAAGATAGAAGCTTATCTGTATGATGAGTGGAGGAGGCAGCAGTGATGAATTGTTTTACGGTACTTGGGATTGAACCAACAACGGAAAAGAAAACGATAAAGCGGGCGTATGCGGCGAAGTCCCGGGAGTTCCACCCGGAAGAACACCCGGAGGAATTCCAGAGGATCCACGATGCCTATGAAGAGGCGCTTGCGTGGGCGGAGCGCAATGCGGGAAGAGAGGAAGAGCCACAGATACCTGAAGAGCCGCGGCGGATGGAGATGGGAGCAGCGGAGCAGGAAAAAGCAGCGGAATCTGAAACATGGAATTATGCAGAGCCGGAGAGAAACCCGGAAGAGGCTTACATGGAAAATCCTCAGAAAGAAGATGTACAGTCAGAAGAATCTTCTGCGCAGTATGAAGAACTTCCTGTGCATTCTGACGAAGATTCTGAGGAAAGTTTCCGGGAAGAAGAGGCAGGAGAGCCACCTGTACAGTTAGAGGAAGATTTCCAGACATGGGACGGTGACTGGACCCGTCAGTTCCAGAATATGGCGGATGCTTCTGAGCGACAAGGCGCGGATGACCGTGAGGTCCGGAAAATCATGGAGCAGTGCATCAGTCTGTATTTGAATGAAAAGGAACGGAATAAGCTGTATCACTGGAAGGATATTTTGGAGGAACCGGCGTATAGAGAATATTTCCGAACAAAAACCTTTGTGGAATCCTGGTATCATTTTCTGGATACCCACCGGATGTTTGATGCGGCGATCTGGCAGTATTTTCAGTGGATTGATGGAAAATTATTTTCAGCTCTTGAAGCAGAT
The sequence above is drawn from the Coprococcus comes ATCC 27758 genome and encodes:
- a CDS encoding molecular chaperone HscC, whose protein sequence is MATVGIDLGTTNSLVSVWQDDKCTLIPNNLGEYLTPSVVGIDENGEMLVGRTAKERLISHPENTVASFKRFMGTEKTFMLGNRRFTAADLSSMVLRQLKEDAEKYLGEPVEEAVISVPAYFNDFQRNATKMAGELAGLTVERLVNEPSAAALAYRFGKTKEDQTFLVFDFGGGTLDISIVDAFDSVIEIVAVAGDNHLGGDDVNRAIAEKFLSVNRIDEGKITNEERASLIRESEKLKRTLTDAPEGEMEVVIGGQIYQMKLDAKGLLEVSAKLLEGIGIPLKRAMNDSGYGWEDIDEIIMIGGSGKMKIVQNYLQFLSGKRPRCEIDPDVAVAVGAGMYAGIKERQQAVRDVLLTDICPFTLGTEIIHGDPKGPAIMSPIIERNSVLPISRVERYWTVHQFQEYCDITILQGEHRYADQNLELGRIRVPVPLARREDQREAVDVRFTYDINGILEVDVTVVSTKEHFSKVIVNKDIHLTPEQIEERRKELQKIKIHPREQEKNRLLLERGDRLYEENTGEIRKYLDKILADFSVALNAQDLRTIEKAYTRTSELLDIVENTPKRSVPVKIEAYLYDEWRRQQ
- a CDS encoding DnaJ domain-containing protein, giving the protein MNCFTVLGIEPTTEKKTIKRAYAAKSREFHPEEHPEEFQRIHDAYEEALAWAERNAGREEEPQIPEEPRRMEMGAAEQEKAAESETWNYAEPERNPEEAYMENPQKEDVQSEESSAQYEELPVHSDEDSEESFREEEAGEPPVQLEEDFQTWDGDWTRQFQNMADASERQGADDREVRKIMEQCISLYLNEKERNKLYHWKDILEEPAYREYFRTKTFVESWYHFLDTHRMFDAAIWQYFQWIDGKLFSALEADVMPFAYPTQEEIERMPRQETPEQTQERRTPEPGPALPKVKKEKSKAVKVLLYLAALAGTGIGGMILGIIAGTILG